The Methylacidimicrobium sp. B4 genome contains a region encoding:
- the fdhD gene encoding formate dehydrogenase accessory sulfurtransferase FdhD, whose amino-acid sequence MGIRPTSKASVDLWTWEKASLLRRTDSVAVEEPLEIRLRAGRDERVVAITMRTPGSDFELAAGFLYGEGIVRDARSIRSISYCVDRVREEEQLYNIVTVDLAADRLPDFGGLERHFLTTSACGVCGRASLETLRDRGCQPLSLRWTVPAALLPLLPGRLGSRQGIFRSTGGLHAAGLFTRQGELIALREDVGRHNAMDKLIGWALLQNRLPLSDCLVLVSGRASYELLQKALAAGLPVFCAVSAPSSLAVRLAREFALTLVGFLRGERFNIYAGQARILASDAPCLPRITGGA is encoded by the coding sequence ATGGGGATCCGGCCCACGAGCAAAGCGAGCGTCGATCTCTGGACTTGGGAGAAAGCGAGCCTGCTCCGCCGCACCGATTCGGTCGCCGTGGAGGAGCCCTTGGAGATTCGCCTTCGCGCCGGACGCGACGAGCGGGTCGTGGCCATCACGATGCGCACCCCGGGCTCGGATTTCGAGCTTGCCGCGGGGTTTCTGTACGGAGAAGGAATCGTCCGCGATGCCCGCTCCATCCGCTCGATCTCCTACTGCGTGGATCGGGTGCGGGAGGAGGAACAGCTCTACAATATCGTTACGGTCGATCTGGCCGCGGACCGCCTGCCAGATTTTGGCGGTCTCGAGCGCCATTTCTTGACGACGAGCGCCTGCGGTGTCTGCGGGCGCGCTTCGCTCGAGACGCTTCGCGACCGCGGCTGCCAGCCTCTGTCCCTCCGGTGGACGGTCCCGGCCGCCCTTCTGCCTCTTCTGCCGGGAAGGCTTGGCTCCCGGCAGGGGATCTTTCGCTCTACCGGCGGTCTCCACGCGGCGGGCCTTTTTACCAGGCAAGGAGAGCTGATCGCCTTGCGGGAGGACGTGGGCCGTCACAATGCGATGGACAAGCTCATCGGATGGGCTCTTCTCCAAAACCGGCTTCCCCTTTCGGACTGCCTCGTCCTGGTGAGCGGGCGTGCCAGCTACGAGCTTTTGCAAAAGGCGCTTGCGGCAGGGCTTCCAGTGTTTTGCGCCGTTTCTGCACCGAGTAGCCTGGCCGTGCGCCTTGCCCGGGAATTTGCGCTCACGCTGGTAGGATTTCTTCGGGGAGAACGTTTTAACATCTATGCGGGCCAAGCCCGGATCCTCGCGTCCGATGCCCCGTGTTTGCCACGGATCACAGGAGGTGCTTAA
- a CDS encoding HAD family phosphatase, with protein sequence MSSAPITTLFLDLGGVLLSNGWDTACRRKAAEAFGLDAAEMEERHHLTFDTYEVGKLTLDGYLERIVFYQSRPFTMQEFRKFMFAQSSSFPEMIELVQKLKAKHGLKVAVLSNEGRELQVHRIQAFALASFIDYFIVSSFVHLRKPDEEIFRLALDVSQTPPPQCAYIEDRPMFVDVARRLGIEGICHRGYATTKAALAGLSLSLD encoded by the coding sequence ATGAGCAGTGCTCCGATCACCACCCTTTTTTTGGATCTCGGGGGAGTCCTCCTTTCCAACGGCTGGGATACCGCATGCCGGAGGAAGGCCGCGGAAGCATTCGGCTTGGATGCGGCAGAGATGGAAGAACGGCATCACCTGACCTTCGACACCTACGAAGTCGGGAAGCTGACCCTCGACGGCTACTTGGAACGAATCGTCTTCTACCAGAGCCGGCCCTTCACGATGCAGGAATTCCGGAAGTTCATGTTCGCTCAATCCTCCTCCTTTCCGGAGATGATCGAGCTTGTGCAGAAGCTCAAGGCGAAGCACGGGCTCAAGGTGGCGGTATTGAGCAACGAAGGCAGGGAGCTTCAGGTCCACCGGATTCAAGCCTTCGCTCTGGCCTCCTTCATCGACTACTTCATCGTCTCGTCCTTCGTTCATCTGCGGAAGCCCGACGAGGAGATCTTTCGATTGGCGCTCGACGTCTCGCAGACTCCCCCGCCGCAATGCGCCTATATCGAGGACCGTCCGATGTTCGTCGATGTGGCCCGGAGGCTCGGAATCGAAGGGATCTGTCATCGGGGCTATGCGACGACGAAAGCGGCGCTCGCGGGACTTTCCCTCTCTTTGGACTGA
- a CDS encoding MFS transporter gives MPMKIFPQLAPFRSAPFRMLFLGQASSFLGSWVHNVGQGWLVYQMTGSPFWLGLFACAGSLPLLLFSLPAGAMADRFPRRRIVILAQIAALLLASALGLLAFLHLLSLWALGLLVFALGLAGSFELPARQALFLDVAPKEELRAAVAWNSVLFNGARLIGPAVAAFLIPSLGVAACFWTNALSYLLSLGCLFWVSSSPQCPSRRPFLHSLREGVRYIAARKPLLGQASLIGLVTVFGWSYTVLLPFFAESILHSGPKGLGILISASGAGSLLGSLAATSLVRTLPLPRLVLGGLGIFLLSAACFSLSRSFLVSTALLGLAGLGLVVFLSAGNAFLQEHAVRELRGRVVGIATFLFQGLFPIGSLFAALVSRFWGAPATILLGTGLCAFGTLAVTAWSSRRAG, from the coding sequence ATGCCCATGAAGATTTTTCCCCAGCTGGCCCCTTTTCGCTCCGCCCCCTTCCGGATGCTCTTCCTGGGACAGGCTTCCTCCTTCCTCGGCAGCTGGGTCCACAACGTAGGCCAAGGATGGCTCGTCTACCAGATGACCGGATCGCCGTTTTGGCTGGGCCTTTTCGCTTGTGCCGGCTCCCTTCCCCTGCTCCTCTTTTCCCTTCCAGCCGGCGCCATGGCCGATCGGTTCCCGCGGCGGAGGATCGTGATCCTTGCGCAAATCGCGGCGCTCCTTCTCGCTTCGGCTCTGGGCCTCCTCGCCTTCCTCCATCTCCTCTCTCTTTGGGCTCTGGGCCTCCTCGTCTTTGCCCTCGGCCTTGCCGGCTCCTTCGAGCTTCCTGCGCGGCAAGCCCTCTTCCTCGACGTTGCCCCGAAGGAGGAACTTCGCGCTGCGGTCGCCTGGAACTCAGTGCTCTTCAACGGAGCGCGCTTGATCGGCCCGGCCGTCGCCGCCTTCCTGATCCCCTCGCTCGGCGTGGCCGCCTGTTTCTGGACCAACGCTCTTTCCTACCTCCTCTCCCTCGGCTGCCTCTTCTGGGTGTCCTCTTCGCCACAATGCCCTTCCCGGAGGCCCTTCCTCCACTCCCTTCGGGAGGGGGTCCGCTACATCGCGGCAAGGAAGCCCCTCCTCGGCCAGGCCTCCTTGATCGGCCTCGTCACGGTCTTCGGCTGGTCCTACACGGTATTGCTCCCTTTCTTTGCCGAAAGCATTCTCCACAGCGGCCCCAAGGGGCTGGGGATCCTGATTTCTGCAAGCGGTGCCGGATCCCTCTTGGGCAGCCTGGCGGCGACCAGCCTCGTGCGCACCCTTCCGCTCCCCCGGCTCGTCTTGGGCGGCCTCGGGATCTTCCTCCTTTCGGCGGCCTGCTTTTCCCTCTCCCGCTCCTTCCTCGTCTCGACAGCACTCCTCGGGCTAGCGGGCTTGGGACTGGTCGTCTTCCTTTCGGCAGGGAATGCGTTCCTCCAGGAGCATGCGGTCCGAGAGCTGCGGGGACGAGTAGTGGGAATCGCCACATTTCTCTTCCAAGGCCTCTTCCCCATCGGGAGCCTCTTCGCCGCGCTCGTCTCCCGCTTCTGGGGGGCTCCGGCCACGATCTTGCTCGGCACAGGCCTCTGCGCCTTCGGGACCCTCGCGGTCACGGCTTGGAGCTCCCGGCGGGCCGGATGA
- a CDS encoding PQQ-dependent dehydrogenase, methanol/ethanol family, with translation MPFSLWANEELLRLGADPGQWPMQAKNYAATRYSELDQINARTIERLHVVWSFSTGALRGHEGGPLVVGGVMYVHSPFPNTVYALDLAKKPYAILWKYTPEQKPTAITEACYDTVNRGVAYGMGKIFLGTLDGQLIALDAHTGGEVWKVKQGEIGRGETITGAPIVVKDMVLVGISGGEFGVRGRVNAYDANTGKPRWVAYSQGPDDDVLLEGDFNKECPRHGGEGEGTRSWPGEQWKLGGGTTWGWFSYDPELDLFHYGSGNPGSWNPDERKGGDNKWACTLWGRRPATGMARWAYQMTPWDAWGYDGTSELVLVDLRIGGTARKCAVHFDKNGYAYTLDRGTGEVLSASPFVYVNWAKGISRGDDRPIEIPEKRAKAGVDIKGVCPSAMGGKNQQPAAYDPQTHLFYVGTNNLCMDIQATEVRYISGSPYIGADLKIYSGHEGQDKYYGEFIAWDPVKGRRAWEIQERFPVCSGALATSGGLVFYGTLDGWFKAVDARTGVVLWQQKLGSGIVGSPIAFLGPDNKEYVAVYSGIGGWFGLPVALDLPKGDPQAAMGAAGAAYDSHLPESTTPGGELVVFGLD, from the coding sequence ATGCCCTTCTCGTTGTGGGCCAACGAGGAGCTGCTGCGGCTGGGAGCCGATCCCGGTCAATGGCCGATGCAGGCCAAGAATTACGCGGCGACGCGATACAGCGAGCTTGACCAGATCAACGCGAGGACGATCGAACGGCTGCACGTGGTCTGGAGCTTCTCTACCGGCGCCCTTCGAGGCCATGAAGGGGGACCGCTGGTCGTCGGCGGCGTCATGTACGTTCACTCTCCTTTCCCGAACACGGTCTATGCTCTCGATCTGGCAAAAAAGCCCTACGCGATCCTGTGGAAGTATACGCCGGAGCAAAAGCCGACGGCGATTACGGAGGCTTGTTATGATACCGTCAACCGGGGCGTCGCTTATGGGATGGGGAAGATCTTTCTCGGAACCCTGGATGGACAGCTGATCGCCTTGGACGCCCACACCGGCGGGGAAGTATGGAAGGTGAAGCAGGGCGAGATCGGGCGTGGGGAGACGATTACCGGAGCCCCCATCGTGGTCAAGGACATGGTCTTGGTCGGAATCTCCGGGGGTGAGTTCGGAGTCCGGGGGCGGGTCAACGCGTACGACGCGAACACCGGCAAGCCGCGCTGGGTGGCGTACAGTCAGGGGCCGGACGACGATGTCTTGCTCGAGGGCGATTTCAACAAGGAATGTCCGCGCCATGGCGGAGAAGGGGAGGGGACGCGCTCCTGGCCCGGGGAGCAGTGGAAGCTGGGCGGAGGCACTACCTGGGGCTGGTTCAGCTACGATCCGGAACTCGACCTCTTCCACTATGGGTCCGGCAACCCGGGCTCCTGGAACCCCGACGAGAGAAAGGGAGGAGACAACAAGTGGGCCTGCACGCTCTGGGGGCGGCGGCCGGCGACGGGAATGGCCCGCTGGGCCTACCAGATGACTCCCTGGGACGCCTGGGGCTACGACGGGACGAGCGAGCTTGTCCTGGTCGATCTGCGGATTGGAGGGACGGCGCGCAAATGCGCCGTTCATTTCGACAAGAACGGTTATGCCTACACGCTCGACCGGGGAACCGGGGAGGTTCTCTCGGCGTCCCCCTTCGTCTACGTGAACTGGGCCAAGGGAATCAGCCGCGGGGATGACCGCCCGATTGAAATCCCGGAGAAGAGAGCGAAGGCAGGCGTGGATATCAAGGGAGTCTGCCCGTCGGCCATGGGGGGAAAGAATCAGCAGCCGGCGGCCTACGACCCGCAGACTCATCTTTTCTACGTCGGGACCAACAATCTCTGCATGGATATCCAGGCCACGGAAGTCCGCTACATTTCGGGCAGCCCCTACATCGGAGCCGACCTGAAGATCTACTCCGGTCATGAGGGCCAGGACAAATACTACGGCGAGTTCATTGCCTGGGACCCGGTAAAAGGCAGGCGGGCTTGGGAAATCCAGGAGAGGTTCCCGGTCTGTAGCGGCGCGCTGGCGACCTCCGGCGGCCTGGTCTTCTATGGGACGCTCGACGGCTGGTTCAAGGCCGTCGATGCCCGGACCGGGGTCGTTTTGTGGCAGCAGAAGCTCGGCTCGGGGATCGTCGGCAGCCCGATCGCCTTCCTCGGACCGGACAACAAGGAATACGTAGCCGTCTATTCGGGGATCGGCGGCTGGTTTGGCTTGCCGGTTGCGCTCGATCTGCCCAAGGGCGATCCGCAAGCGGCCATGGGTGCCGCGGGAGCGGCCTACGACTCCCACCTTCCGGAATCGACGACGCCGGGAGGGGAGCTGGTCGTCTTCGGCTTGGACTAG
- a CDS encoding 4a-hydroxytetrahydrobiopterin dehydratase gives MKTTLTNERCTACRKDAPRLTEAEVEELRHQVPEWKVEQRGEMPILERVFSFPDFAQALRFSQLVGELAEQEGHHPAILTEWGKVTVSWWTHKIRGLHRNDFVMAAKTGALYEAEAGRSSRKE, from the coding sequence ATGAAGACGACCCTGACGAATGAGCGCTGCACCGCCTGCCGGAAGGATGCTCCCCGGCTGACGGAGGCCGAGGTGGAGGAGCTGCGGCACCAGGTGCCTGAGTGGAAGGTCGAGCAGAGGGGGGAGATGCCGATCCTGGAAAGAGTCTTTTCCTTTCCCGACTTCGCCCAAGCGCTGCGCTTCAGCCAGTTGGTCGGCGAGCTCGCCGAGCAAGAGGGGCACCACCCGGCCATCCTGACCGAGTGGGGGAAGGTGACGGTGAGCTGGTGGACCCACAAGATTCGCGGATTGCACCGGAATGACTTTGTCATGGCGGCAAAGACAGGTGCCCTCTACGAGGCCGAGGCGGGGCGCTCCTCCCGGAAGGAATGA
- the lpdA gene encoding dihydrolipoyl dehydrogenase produces the protein MPESYDLIVLGGGPAGYVAALRAAQLGRRVACVEQEKLGGTCGNWGCIPSKALLKSAEVFDLFRRAEEFGLRSSGHDFNFPAVIARSRSVADRMARGVDHLFEARGVMLFRGRGTLLPDRKIRLVHGGEEKVLAAKQILLATGCRPKTLPFLPVQGERVLTSRQALASTERPESIAIIGGGAIGVEFAYFYSVFGSRVTLVELLPGLLPGCDGEVAKALARDLSKRGIQILTSARVESARVGERSVVLEIAGKTRQQLEVSSVLVAIGVEPNIDSCLGPGVNLEREGGFVQVDARYETSYPGVFAAGDLIGPPLLAHVAFREGLEAIEGIFVPGKVPSRVGIFPSCVYSQPQVAMLGLTEEQAREQKLAFRIGRYPYAANGKAMASGDSVGFVKILFSEPHGEILGAHILGADASELLAELSVTIACEGSSAELHEAIHPHPTLSEMIGEAALVAENRPLHI, from the coding sequence ATGCCGGAATCGTACGATCTCATCGTCCTCGGAGGAGGGCCTGCGGGCTATGTGGCCGCTCTTCGGGCAGCGCAGCTCGGACGAAGGGTCGCCTGCGTCGAGCAGGAAAAGCTCGGTGGCACGTGCGGCAACTGGGGGTGCATCCCCAGCAAGGCGCTCCTCAAGAGTGCGGAAGTCTTCGACCTCTTCCGGAGAGCCGAGGAGTTCGGGCTCCGGTCGAGCGGGCACGATTTCAACTTCCCTGCCGTCATCGCCCGAAGCCGCTCGGTGGCGGATCGGATGGCCAGGGGGGTTGATCATCTCTTCGAAGCCCGCGGCGTAATGCTCTTTCGGGGGAGGGGGACGCTCCTTCCCGATCGAAAGATCCGGCTCGTCCACGGGGGCGAGGAAAAGGTGCTCGCGGCAAAGCAGATCCTGCTTGCCACCGGCTGCCGTCCGAAAACCCTGCCCTTCCTGCCCGTACAGGGCGAGCGGGTCCTGACCAGCCGGCAAGCGCTGGCCTCGACCGAGCGCCCCGAATCGATCGCCATCATCGGCGGGGGAGCAATCGGGGTCGAGTTCGCCTACTTCTACTCGGTCTTCGGAAGCCGGGTCACCCTTGTCGAGCTCTTGCCCGGGCTCCTGCCCGGCTGCGACGGGGAGGTGGCCAAGGCATTGGCCCGCGATCTCTCCAAGCGGGGCATCCAGATCCTGACCTCCGCCAGGGTGGAATCCGCCCGGGTCGGAGAGAGGAGCGTCGTCCTGGAAATTGCCGGCAAGACCCGGCAGCAGCTCGAAGTCTCCTCAGTCCTTGTAGCCATCGGTGTGGAGCCCAACATCGACTCCTGCCTCGGCCCCGGGGTCAACCTGGAGCGCGAAGGAGGCTTCGTCCAGGTTGATGCGCGCTACGAGACCTCCTACCCCGGCGTCTTTGCCGCGGGCGATCTCATCGGCCCTCCCCTCCTGGCCCACGTCGCCTTCCGGGAGGGCCTCGAAGCGATCGAGGGCATCTTCGTTCCCGGAAAGGTTCCCTCCCGGGTCGGGATCTTTCCTTCGTGCGTCTATTCCCAGCCCCAGGTCGCCATGCTCGGCCTGACCGAGGAGCAGGCACGGGAGCAAAAATTGGCCTTTCGCATCGGCCGCTACCCCTATGCGGCAAACGGCAAGGCGATGGCTTCCGGTGATTCGGTCGGGTTCGTCAAGATCCTCTTCTCCGAGCCCCATGGCGAAATTCTTGGGGCGCACATCCTCGGCGCGGATGCGAGCGAGCTCCTCGCGGAGCTCTCCGTGACGATAGCCTGCGAGGGCAGCTCCGCGGAGCTCCACGAGGCGATTCATCCGCACCCGACCCTTTCCGAAATGATCGGGGAAGCCGCCCTGGTCGCCGAAAACCGGCCTCTGCACATTTAA
- a CDS encoding pyruvate dehydrogenase complex dihydrolipoamide acetyltransferase, with translation MAKQLTMPQLSPSMAEGRLVAWRKKEGDPIEEGEVIAEVETDKAVMDLEAFESGVLRKILIHEGDRAPVNAPIAIVGSAGEPIESLLPSSPASALSTPPLPTDGPESRPPEKAGPASDATARAEDGSRIKASPLAKKIAAEGALPLSTLSGSGPGGRIVKRDVLQALAASSLAAPATPAPASLGEERLLPLSLMREQIGARLLASKTSIPHYYLEIEINASPLLALRAEMNEALAALPSEEKLSINDFFLKATAEAARRVPEVNASWEGKGIRQFSAVHLAVAVAVPDGLITPVIRSAQDKSLRELARVGKELAARARERKLKPEEYSGGTLTLSNLGMYGIESFAAIINPPQALILAVGALTRKPVVDDQDRIVVGHRVRLVASCDHRIVDGALGARFLREIQGLLERPLSLLL, from the coding sequence ATGGCAAAGCAACTCACGATGCCGCAGTTGAGTCCATCGATGGCGGAGGGCCGCCTGGTCGCGTGGCGGAAGAAGGAAGGCGATCCGATCGAGGAGGGCGAGGTCATCGCCGAGGTGGAAACGGACAAGGCGGTGATGGATCTGGAAGCCTTCGAGTCGGGGGTGTTGCGGAAGATCCTGATCCATGAAGGCGATCGGGCCCCGGTGAACGCCCCCATCGCGATCGTCGGTTCCGCCGGAGAACCGATCGAAAGCCTTCTCCCGTCCTCGCCGGCCTCCGCTCTCTCGACACCACCTCTTCCCACCGACGGTCCTGAGTCCCGCCCTCCGGAGAAGGCCGGCCCAGCCTCGGACGCCACTGCACGCGCAGAGGACGGAAGCCGCATCAAGGCCTCTCCCCTGGCCAAGAAGATCGCAGCCGAGGGAGCGTTGCCGCTCTCGACGCTCTCGGGGAGTGGACCGGGAGGGCGCATCGTCAAGCGCGACGTTCTTCAGGCCCTCGCTGCTTCCTCCCTCGCGGCACCCGCCACCCCCGCGCCAGCTTCCTTGGGGGAAGAACGGCTCCTGCCGCTCTCCCTCATGCGGGAGCAGATCGGCGCTCGTCTCCTGGCCAGCAAGACCTCGATTCCCCATTATTATTTGGAGATCGAGATCAATGCCTCCCCCCTGCTCGCCCTCCGAGCCGAGATGAACGAAGCCCTGGCGGCCCTGCCCTCGGAGGAAAAGCTGAGCATCAACGACTTCTTCCTCAAGGCGACGGCCGAAGCGGCCCGGCGGGTGCCGGAAGTAAACGCCTCCTGGGAAGGAAAGGGAATTCGCCAGTTCTCGGCCGTTCATCTCGCGGTGGCCGTCGCCGTGCCCGACGGGCTCATCACTCCCGTCATCCGGAGCGCGCAAGACAAGTCGCTTCGCGAGCTCGCTCGCGTGGGAAAGGAGCTGGCCGCACGGGCACGGGAGCGAAAGCTCAAGCCAGAGGAATATTCGGGAGGGACCCTGACCCTGTCGAATTTGGGCATGTATGGCATTGAATCCTTCGCCGCGATCATCAACCCTCCCCAAGCCTTGATTCTGGCGGTCGGAGCGTTAACCAGAAAGCCCGTGGTCGACGACCAAGACCGGATCGTCGTGGGGCATCGCGTCCGCCTGGTCGCTTCGTGCGACCACCGCATCGTCGATGGAGCGCTGGGCGCCCGCTTTCTTCGGGAGATCCAAGGGCTGCTCGAACGACCGCTCAGCCTCTTGCTGTAA
- a CDS encoding helix-turn-helix domain-containing protein, producing the protein MLTRVELGQRLRRSRESAGLSQKEAATELGLPRPAISQIEAGKRGLDSLELVRLARIYGKPVSWFLEPGTSAHPLEIAANLDHFSRVDQDVLSRFVRFCEEYGWIEAELETSPASPLPDYGAAGDPADEGEAVRQGEAVAEAERRRLGIGGICGEGVVALLDRLGIRLSIPHLPACRVQSAFLFHPRVGAAIFGNTGCGNNWLPLILAEEYGHLLFDRRLGGSIHGVASDDPKALLDLRSIRARRFAFAFVLPAPELRKALPFDPGMRLEAGHRLGVPDLLLLQQLFRCPAEALGERSEQLGWVRPGLRERLGSVRWSEWSRKWDGRRKEPERLDQPYPSRFLRLVLEGYKKGVVTRERLASLLDWERVQAGRFLSWLDRCARLDLC; encoded by the coding sequence ATGCTGACTAGGGTGGAATTGGGGCAACGGCTCCGGCGGAGCCGCGAAAGCGCCGGGTTGAGCCAGAAGGAAGCGGCAACCGAGCTGGGGCTGCCCCGCCCGGCCATTTCGCAGATCGAAGCGGGGAAGCGCGGGCTCGATAGCCTGGAGCTGGTGCGGTTGGCTCGGATCTACGGCAAGCCGGTCTCCTGGTTCCTGGAGCCGGGTACGAGTGCCCATCCGCTCGAGATCGCCGCGAATCTCGATCACTTCTCCAGGGTGGACCAGGACGTCCTCTCCCGCTTCGTGCGTTTCTGCGAGGAGTACGGCTGGATCGAGGCGGAGCTGGAGACCTCTCCCGCCTCCCCACTGCCGGATTATGGAGCCGCGGGCGACCCGGCGGACGAGGGAGAGGCGGTTCGTCAAGGGGAAGCGGTGGCGGAGGCCGAACGGAGGAGGCTCGGGATCGGAGGGATCTGCGGAGAAGGGGTCGTCGCCTTGCTCGACCGGTTGGGCATTCGGCTTTCCATTCCGCATCTGCCCGCTTGCCGGGTGCAAAGCGCCTTTCTCTTCCACCCGAGAGTGGGTGCGGCCATCTTCGGCAACACGGGCTGCGGCAACAACTGGCTGCCGCTGATCCTGGCCGAGGAATATGGCCACCTCCTCTTTGATCGGCGATTGGGCGGGTCGATTCATGGCGTTGCTTCGGACGACCCGAAGGCGCTCCTCGATTTGCGATCGATCCGCGCGCGCCGCTTTGCCTTTGCGTTCGTTCTTCCGGCGCCCGAGCTGCGAAAGGCGCTCCCCTTCGACCCCGGGATGCGGCTGGAGGCTGGTCATCGCCTGGGCGTTCCCGACCTTTTGCTCCTGCAGCAGCTCTTCCGCTGCCCGGCAGAGGCGCTGGGCGAACGGTCAGAGCAGTTGGGCTGGGTCCGTCCGGGGCTGCGGGAGCGCCTCGGCTCTGTCCGCTGGAGCGAATGGAGCCGGAAGTGGGACGGAAGGAGGAAGGAGCCGGAGAGGCTCGATCAGCCCTATCCCAGCCGCTTCCTGCGCCTGGTCCTCGAGGGCTACAAGAAAGGGGTTGTGACGCGGGAGCGGCTGGCGAGCCTGCTCGACTGGGAGCGGGTTCAGGCGGGACGATTCCTGTCTTGGCTGGATCGGTGCGCGCGGCTCGACCTCTGCTGA
- a CDS encoding tetratricopeptide repeat protein produces the protein MRKVGGLALVGMAAGIGMLVTSALLPADARAAQASPQDRFLEAYVALREADRLAAAKDYAGASRGYQQALSQLSEIRRYYPDWEPAVIRYRLRYATERLSVVGKKATLAQQGSPPLPTEGGSGRAPADLRELVTLKTRIADLQAALTRSQEQRDQLFADLSRLRKAVPGRGPGPEGTRGTEREEVEQLADRLEKSVSQSLDTLGDLQKENRSLQGVLARLRQQIANLPATPKLSPRPLESSDQAALRQENLLLRAALADLSDQAKRLEAEKRQILTEFRREFRQSTETETMGPRVRSEAASAVGRNRSSAAPRASAASASLRETVAAAGSLPVEELRRLLSEAARRYSEGRLSEAADLYEEILDTEVRNATAWCNLGVVRFAQKQYAQAVEALRKAIELHPADPYPYAVLGMAYYRTGSYLLAANVLERAAAIDGNNARIRRELGLAYAASGKNLAAKRELLKALTLNPSDGESHFNLALLYASEVPPEKKKARSHYRSALALGMAKDVALESALH, from the coding sequence ATGAGGAAGGTTGGCGGCTTGGCTCTCGTCGGGATGGCTGCGGGAATAGGGATGCTCGTCACGTCGGCCCTGCTGCCGGCGGACGCGAGAGCGGCCCAGGCTTCCCCGCAGGATCGTTTCCTGGAAGCCTACGTGGCGCTACGGGAGGCCGATCGGCTGGCCGCCGCCAAAGATTATGCCGGAGCGAGTCGCGGGTATCAGCAAGCGCTTTCGCAGCTCTCCGAAATCCGTCGTTATTACCCGGATTGGGAGCCGGCGGTGATTCGTTACCGGCTCCGTTACGCAACCGAACGGCTGAGTGTTGTCGGGAAAAAGGCAACCCTGGCCCAGCAGGGCTCGCCGCCCCTCCCTACGGAAGGAGGTTCGGGACGGGCGCCCGCAGACCTCCGGGAACTGGTCACGCTCAAGACGAGAATCGCCGATCTCCAGGCGGCACTCACACGCTCCCAGGAGCAGAGGGATCAGCTCTTCGCCGACCTCTCCCGCTTGCGAAAGGCCGTGCCGGGCCGAGGGCCGGGTCCCGAAGGCACGCGCGGGACGGAACGGGAGGAGGTAGAGCAACTGGCCGATCGCTTGGAGAAAAGTGTGAGCCAGTCGCTCGACACCCTGGGCGACCTCCAGAAGGAAAACCGCTCTCTCCAAGGCGTTCTCGCCCGGCTGCGGCAACAGATCGCCAATCTTCCGGCCACCCCCAAGCTGTCGCCCCGCCCGCTCGAGTCGAGCGACCAGGCAGCGTTGCGGCAAGAAAACCTTCTTCTCCGCGCGGCGCTGGCCGACCTCTCCGATCAGGCCAAGCGGCTGGAAGCCGAAAAGCGGCAGATTTTGACTGAGTTTCGCCGGGAATTCCGGCAGAGCACCGAAACGGAGACGATGGGGCCGCGCGTGCGGTCCGAAGCCGCGTCGGCGGTGGGACGAAACCGGAGCTCGGCCGCGCCCCGGGCTTCGGCGGCTTCCGCCTCCTTGCGGGAGACGGTTGCCGCCGCGGGCTCCCTCCCCGTCGAGGAGCTCCGCCGGCTGCTGAGCGAGGCGGCGCGGCGCTATAGCGAAGGCCGCCTTTCCGAGGCGGCCGATCTTTACGAAGAGATCCTGGACACGGAAGTGCGCAACGCCACGGCCTGGTGCAATCTCGGAGTGGTCCGGTTTGCGCAAAAGCAGTATGCCCAGGCGGTAGAGGCGCTGCGCAAAGCGATCGAGCTCCATCCGGCGGATCCCTATCCCTATGCGGTGCTCGGCATGGCCTATTACCGGACCGGATCCTATCTGCTCGCGGCCAACGTCTTGGAGCGGGCGGCGGCGATCGACGGAAATAATGCTCGCATCCGTCGAGAGCTCGGCTTGGCCTACGCGGCGAGCGGGAAAAACCTCGCCGCGAAGCGGGAGCTGCTCAAGGCCTTGACCCTCAACCCGTCCGACGGGGAGAGCCACTTCAACCTGGCCCTCCTCTACGCTTCCGAGGTCCCTCCGGAAAAGAAAAAGGCCCGCTCGCACTATCGCTCGGCGCTGGCGCTGGGCATGGCCAAGGATGTCGCCCTGGAGAGTGCCCTCCACTAA